From a region of the Pectobacterium aquaticum genome:
- a CDS encoding Gfo/Idh/MocA family protein yields MKDVRIGLIGTGYIGRAHAIAYAQAPTVFPLKGNLVKAMLAEVSPELAAKRAQEFGFQRSTGDWRALVADPGIDVVDICAPNFLHKTMAMAAIQHGKHVYSEKPLALNARDAREMVDAAQQAGVKTLVGFNYMKNPTSQLAKEIIASGEIGEVVHFYGTHNEDYLADPNKPADWHCFKETAGLGALGDLAAHIVNMAQYLVGDIASVCGDLQTVITQRPTAPSSSELVQVENEDQAHAMVRFVSGARGVIETSRIACGRKMGLTYVVTGTKGTLSFTQERMAELKLYRHDDPENRQGFKTLLTGPQHPDYAAFCASAGHGIGFNDQKTVEVRDLIDGIAADVPMWPDFEEGWKVSRVLDAIVQSHETARWVNVDEVG; encoded by the coding sequence ATGAAGGATGTACGCATTGGGTTAATCGGCACCGGCTATATCGGTCGTGCGCATGCCATCGCCTACGCGCAGGCGCCGACGGTCTTCCCGCTGAAAGGCAATCTGGTGAAGGCGATGCTGGCAGAAGTGTCGCCGGAACTGGCGGCCAAACGGGCACAGGAGTTTGGCTTCCAGCGCTCAACGGGGGACTGGCGTGCGCTGGTGGCGGACCCAGGCATTGACGTGGTGGATATCTGCGCGCCGAATTTTCTGCATAAAACGATGGCGATGGCGGCCATCCAGCACGGCAAGCACGTTTACTCGGAAAAACCGCTGGCGCTGAACGCGCGTGATGCCCGAGAAATGGTCGATGCCGCGCAGCAGGCGGGCGTGAAAACGCTGGTGGGGTTCAACTACATGAAGAACCCGACCTCACAGCTGGCCAAAGAGATTATCGCCAGCGGCGAGATTGGCGAAGTGGTGCATTTTTACGGCACGCATAACGAAGATTATCTGGCCGATCCGAATAAACCCGCCGACTGGCACTGTTTTAAAGAAACGGCAGGGCTGGGGGCGCTGGGGGATCTGGCGGCGCATATCGTCAACATGGCACAGTATCTGGTGGGGGATATCGCCAGCGTCTGCGGCGATCTGCAAACGGTGATTACGCAGCGTCCAACGGCACCGAGCAGCAGCGAATTAGTACAGGTGGAGAATGAAGATCAGGCGCATGCGATGGTGCGGTTTGTCAGCGGCGCACGCGGCGTGATTGAAACGTCGCGCATCGCCTGCGGCCGCAAAATGGGCCTGACCTACGTGGTCACTGGCACCAAAGGCACGCTGAGTTTCACGCAGGAACGTATGGCAGAGCTGAAACTCTATCGACATGACGACCCAGAGAACCGGCAGGGATTCAAAACGCTGCTGACTGGGCCGCAGCATCCTGACTATGCGGCCTTCTGCGCCAGCGCCGGACACGGTATTGGATTTAACGATCAGAAAACGGTAGAGGTGCGCGATCTGATCGACGGTATTGCGGCTGACGTCCCCATGTGGCCGGATTTCGAAGAGGGCTGGAAAGTCTCGCGAGTTCTGGATGCGATCGTGCAGTCACACGAAACGGCGCGCTGGGTGAATGTGGACGAGGTGGGCTAA
- the iolG gene encoding inositol 2-dehydrogenase, giving the protein MFNIALLGAGRIGQVHAVNIAAHKETNLHAVVDPNPANATVLAERYHTKVKTVDEVMSDPAVHAVLIASATDTHADLIELAAKHGKAIFCEKPVHLDIARVRDCLTVVKQQNVPLFVGFNRRYDPQFRRVKTLAGEGRIGKPESLLIISRDPSPPPAEYVRVSGGMFRDMTIHDFDMARFIMGEEPVSVFAQGSNLVDPAIGEAGDIDTAFIVLKFASGAMATIVNSRRSGYGYDQRLELHGAKGVLSAGNIRENVVEQWTDDGCLAAKPEYFFLQRYHAAYAAEWQHFVDVLNGRTQPECSGLDGERALNLADKAFESLAQGKEVAV; this is encoded by the coding sequence ATGTTTAACATCGCTTTACTGGGCGCGGGCCGCATCGGCCAGGTCCATGCAGTGAACATCGCGGCACACAAAGAAACCAACCTGCACGCGGTGGTCGATCCCAACCCGGCAAATGCCACGGTGCTGGCAGAACGTTATCATACCAAAGTAAAAACGGTTGACGAGGTCATGAGCGATCCGGCGGTGCACGCCGTCCTGATTGCCTCCGCGACCGACACGCACGCCGACCTGATTGAGCTGGCTGCCAAACACGGCAAAGCCATTTTCTGTGAAAAACCGGTGCACCTGGATATTGCCCGGGTTCGCGATTGCCTGACCGTCGTCAAACAGCAGAACGTACCATTGTTTGTCGGCTTCAATCGCCGCTACGACCCGCAATTCCGCCGCGTCAAAACGCTGGCGGGTGAAGGCCGTATCGGCAAGCCGGAATCTCTCCTGATTATCTCCCGCGATCCGTCGCCGCCGCCTGCTGAGTATGTCCGCGTTTCCGGCGGTATGTTCCGCGACATGACGATCCATGATTTCGATATGGCGCGCTTCATTATGGGCGAAGAGCCGGTGTCGGTCTTTGCACAAGGCAGTAATTTGGTCGATCCGGCGATTGGTGAAGCGGGCGACATCGATACCGCATTCATCGTGCTGAAATTCGCCTCTGGCGCGATGGCGACCATCGTCAACAGCCGCCGCTCCGGCTACGGCTACGATCAGCGCCTCGAACTGCATGGCGCGAAAGGCGTGCTCAGCGCGGGCAACATCCGCGAAAACGTGGTCGAGCAGTGGACCGACGACGGCTGTCTGGCGGCGAAACCCGAATACTTCTTCCTGCAACGCTATCACGCCGCCTACGCGGCAGAGTGGCAGCACTTTGTCGACGTACTGAATGGCCGCACACAGCCGGAATGCTCCGGGCTGGACGGTGAGCGTGCACTGAATCTGGCGGATAAAGCCTTTGAATCACTGGCTCAAGGCAAGGAGGTCGCCGTGTAA
- a CDS encoding substrate-binding domain-containing protein: protein MKKIISVSAIAIALGLSGFAQAQNEQIVFSTPNLAMPFEVHMQRTAVKAAKELGVNLQVLDGQGSSPKQAADLENAITRGAQGFVVSPNDVNAVSSAVTDIQDAKLPVVTLDRSVKTEKAVPHFGANNYKGGQAIADYVKTKFPNGAEIILLTGQPGSSSNIERTQGIRDSLKAGGSKYHIVADQTGNWMRSEGMRIVESVFPSLPKRPQVILSANDDMALGAIEALQGQGLKPGDVMVTGFDAVPEALARVRDGWLAVTADQRPGYAVTTALTQLTNNIRSKAPITGADYQPTMITKDNLNDAERIGEAGK from the coding sequence ATGAAAAAGATCATCAGCGTTTCCGCAATCGCCATCGCACTGGGTCTGTCTGGTTTTGCTCAGGCCCAAAATGAACAAATCGTTTTCAGTACGCCGAATCTCGCTATGCCGTTTGAAGTACACATGCAGCGCACCGCCGTTAAAGCCGCCAAAGAACTGGGCGTGAATTTGCAGGTGCTGGATGGGCAGGGTAGCTCACCGAAGCAGGCCGCCGACTTGGAAAATGCCATTACGCGTGGGGCACAGGGCTTCGTAGTGTCACCGAATGACGTCAACGCGGTGTCCAGCGCGGTTACCGATATTCAGGATGCCAAGCTACCGGTGGTGACGCTGGATCGTTCGGTAAAAACAGAGAAAGCGGTGCCGCACTTTGGTGCCAATAACTACAAAGGCGGTCAGGCGATTGCCGACTATGTCAAAACCAAATTCCCGAATGGCGCAGAGATCATTCTGCTGACCGGTCAACCGGGTTCGTCTTCTAACATCGAGCGTACGCAGGGGATTCGCGACAGCCTGAAAGCAGGCGGGAGCAAATACCACATCGTCGCAGACCAGACGGGGAACTGGATGCGTTCCGAAGGGATGCGCATTGTTGAAAGTGTATTTCCTTCGCTGCCTAAACGCCCGCAGGTGATCCTCTCTGCGAACGACGACATGGCGCTGGGTGCGATTGAAGCGTTACAAGGGCAAGGTCTGAAACCCGGTGACGTAATGGTGACCGGCTTTGACGCCGTGCCGGAAGCGCTGGCTCGCGTACGCGACGGTTGGCTGGCGGTAACTGCCGATCAACGTCCGGGCTACGCGGTGACGACCGCACTGACGCAGTTGACCAATAACATCCGCAGTAAAGCGCCTATCACCGGGGCCGACTACCAACCGACCATGATTACCAAAGATAACCTGAACGATGCCGAACGTATTGGCGAAGCGGGTAAATAA
- the iolD gene encoding 3D-(3,5/4)-trihydroxycyclohexane-1,2-dione acylhydrolase (decyclizing) codes for MDTCRITMAQALVRFLNQQYLSVDGEESPFVQGVMTIFGHGNVLGIGQALEQEANRLTVHQGCNEQGMAQIAVGFAKQHKRRKIYAVTSSVGPGAANMVTAAATATANRIPVLLLPGDLFACRQPDPVLQQVEQYHDLSISTNDCFKPVSRYWDRINRPEQLMSALINAMRVLTDPADTGAVTLCLPQDVQAEVWDYPASFFRKRVHHLERRPPDAARLDEAAALIAKKRRPMLICGGGVRYSGAHEALAQFAEQFAIPFGETQAGKGAIVSSHPLNCGGIGVTGGLAANRLAHEADLIIGIGTRLTDFTTGSKSLFQNPNVEFLLLNVAEFDALKLDALPLIADARVGLEALSERLATASYRSGWQQAVEQARAEWERELQRLFTVQDSGELVPEVVDGLEDKLDEYRQMLNTHLTQTRVLGILNEKLEDNAIVVGAAGSLPGDLQRVWQVKTPDSYHLEYGYSCMGYEIAAAIGARLAAPQQPVYAMVGDGSYLMLHTELQTAVQEGIKITVLLFDNAGFGCINNLQMSQGMGSFCTENRYRDAESGQLRGALIPVDFAKNAESYGCKAWRVHDEDSLRQALTESREHPGPVLLDIKVLPKTMTHGYESWWRTGTAQVADNPEIESAANSVKAALSRARQY; via the coding sequence ATGGATACGTGTCGCATCACCATGGCGCAGGCGCTGGTCAGGTTTCTCAACCAGCAATACCTCAGCGTAGACGGTGAAGAATCCCCCTTTGTGCAGGGCGTCATGACCATTTTTGGTCACGGCAATGTGCTGGGCATCGGCCAGGCACTGGAACAGGAGGCGAATCGTCTCACCGTGCATCAGGGGTGCAACGAACAGGGAATGGCACAGATCGCCGTTGGATTCGCTAAACAGCACAAGCGGCGGAAAATCTATGCGGTGACGTCGTCGGTGGGGCCGGGGGCGGCAAATATGGTGACTGCGGCGGCGACCGCCACCGCCAACCGCATTCCGGTACTACTGTTGCCGGGCGACCTCTTCGCCTGCCGACAGCCAGATCCGGTGTTGCAGCAGGTCGAGCAATATCACGATCTGTCGATCAGCACCAATGACTGCTTCAAACCCGTTTCCCGCTATTGGGATCGCATTAATCGCCCTGAACAACTGATGAGTGCGCTGATTAACGCCATGCGCGTGCTGACCGATCCGGCCGATACCGGCGCGGTGACGCTATGTTTACCGCAGGATGTGCAGGCGGAAGTCTGGGATTATCCGGCATCGTTTTTCCGCAAGCGCGTCCATCACCTCGAACGACGCCCGCCGGATGCGGCACGGTTGGATGAGGCGGCAGCGCTGATTGCGAAAAAGCGTCGTCCGATGCTGATTTGCGGCGGCGGTGTCCGTTATTCCGGCGCACATGAGGCGCTGGCGCAATTTGCCGAGCAATTTGCGATTCCGTTTGGCGAAACGCAGGCGGGTAAAGGTGCGATTGTGTCATCACATCCGCTGAACTGCGGCGGTATTGGCGTGACGGGCGGGCTGGCGGCGAATCGGCTGGCGCATGAGGCGGATCTGATTATCGGTATCGGGACGCGTTTAACCGATTTCACCACTGGCTCCAAGTCGCTGTTTCAGAACCCGAACGTCGAATTTTTACTGCTCAACGTTGCCGAGTTCGATGCGTTAAAACTGGATGCGCTACCCCTGATCGCCGATGCGCGTGTCGGGTTGGAAGCGCTGTCTGAACGGCTGGCGACGGCATCGTATCGTAGCGGCTGGCAGCAGGCCGTCGAACAGGCTCGTGCTGAATGGGAACGCGAGCTACAGCGGTTGTTTACCGTGCAGGATAGCGGTGAACTGGTGCCAGAAGTGGTGGATGGTCTGGAAGACAAGCTGGATGAATACCGCCAGATGCTGAATACCCACCTGACGCAAACGCGTGTGTTGGGCATTCTGAATGAGAAACTGGAAGACAACGCGATTGTGGTGGGAGCGGCGGGTTCGTTACCGGGCGATCTACAGCGCGTGTGGCAGGTGAAAACGCCGGACAGCTATCATCTGGAATATGGCTATTCCTGTATGGGATACGAGATTGCGGCGGCGATTGGTGCACGCCTTGCGGCACCGCAACAGCCGGTCTACGCGATGGTCGGCGACGGGTCTTATTTAATGCTGCATACCGAACTGCAAACGGCGGTACAGGAGGGCATCAAAATCACCGTGCTGCTATTCGATAACGCGGGCTTTGGTTGTATTAACAACCTGCAAATGAGTCAGGGAATGGGGAGCTTCTGTACGGAAAATCGCTACCGCGATGCGGAGTCGGGGCAACTGCGCGGCGCACTCATTCCGGTGGATTTCGCCAAGAATGCGGAAAGCTACGGCTGCAAAGCGTGGCGGGTGCATGATGAAGACTCGCTCAGGCAGGCGCTGACGGAATCACGTGAACATCCGGGACCAGTACTGCTCGATATCAAAGTACTGCCGAAGACCATGACGCACGGCTACGAATCCTGGTGGCGCACCGGTACGGCACAGGTTGCGGATAACCCAGAGATTGAGTCTGCCGCCAATAGCGTGAAAGCCGCGCTCTCCCGCGCACGGCAATATTAG
- a CDS encoding bifunctional 5-dehydro-2-deoxygluconokinase/5-dehydro-2-deoxyphosphogluconate aldolase: MSKEKTFDVICMGRVAVDLYGQQIGARLEDMGSFAKYLGGSSGNVAYGTARQGLRSSMLARVGDEHMGRFLREELNQVGCDTSHLITDKERLTALVLLGIKDRDTFPLIFYRDNCADMAISAEDFTEDYIASSRCLAITGTHLSHPNTREAVLTALQYARRNGVKTALDIDYRPVLWGLTSLGDGETRFVEAQAVTEQLQQVLSLFDVIVGTEEEFHIAGGSTDTLQALRAVRQHTQAELVCKRGALGCSVFSDEIPDHLDKGITIKGVRVDVLNVLGAGDAFMSGLLRGYLNGEGWEKACAYANACGALVVSRHGCAPAMPSKIELDNYLARAASVPRPDLDEELNHLHRVTTRRKQWHELCVIAFDHRSQLEDMALNCGTEISRIPALKKLILRASYDAAQQAGLEGKAGLLCDGTFGQDALNDITGKGWWIGRPIELPGSRPLMMERGNIGSQLVSWPLEHVVKCLVFFHPEDAHALRREQEMKVIEVYQACRQSGHELLLEVILPAGMPHSDAFYLRAIQRFYNLGVRPDWWKLPPLSAAGWEQLTPLLAQRDPYCRGVVILGLDAPLETLQQGFSAAVGFPIVKGFAVGRTLFAQPAQKWLRNEIDDAELIEQVKHNYLQLIAVWRQRG; encoded by the coding sequence ATGAGTAAGGAAAAGACGTTTGATGTGATTTGCATGGGGCGCGTTGCTGTCGATCTGTACGGGCAGCAAATCGGCGCGCGTCTGGAAGATATGGGCAGTTTTGCCAAGTATCTGGGTGGGTCGTCCGGCAACGTGGCTTACGGCACGGCACGACAAGGGCTGCGTTCTTCTATGTTGGCGCGGGTGGGCGACGAGCATATGGGGCGCTTCCTGCGTGAAGAGCTGAATCAGGTCGGCTGCGATACCAGCCATTTAATTACCGATAAGGAACGTCTGACGGCGCTGGTGCTGTTGGGCATCAAAGATCGCGATACCTTTCCGCTGATTTTCTACCGCGACAACTGCGCCGATATGGCGATCTCAGCGGAGGATTTCACCGAGGATTACATTGCGTCGTCACGCTGTCTGGCGATTACCGGCACGCATCTCTCCCATCCGAATACGCGCGAAGCGGTGCTAACGGCGCTGCAATACGCGCGGCGCAACGGGGTGAAAACGGCGCTGGATATCGATTACCGTCCGGTGCTGTGGGGGCTGACGTCGCTAGGCGATGGCGAAACCCGTTTTGTTGAAGCGCAGGCGGTCACGGAGCAGTTGCAGCAGGTGCTGTCGCTGTTCGACGTGATTGTCGGCACCGAGGAGGAGTTCCACATTGCGGGCGGCAGCACGGATACCTTGCAGGCGCTACGCGCGGTGCGGCAGCACACGCAGGCGGAACTGGTGTGTAAACGCGGGGCGCTGGGTTGCTCGGTGTTTAGCGACGAGATTCCTGACCATCTGGATAAAGGCATCACGATTAAAGGCGTGCGCGTGGATGTGCTGAACGTGCTGGGGGCGGGCGATGCGTTTATGTCCGGCCTGCTGCGTGGTTATCTCAACGGTGAAGGCTGGGAGAAAGCCTGTGCGTACGCTAATGCCTGCGGTGCGCTGGTGGTGTCACGCCACGGCTGTGCCCCAGCGATGCCAAGCAAGATCGAACTGGATAACTATTTAGCACGGGCGGCGAGCGTGCCGCGTCCCGATCTGGACGAAGAGCTTAACCATCTGCACCGCGTTACGACACGGCGTAAACAGTGGCATGAGCTGTGCGTGATCGCGTTCGATCACCGCAGCCAACTGGAAGACATGGCGCTGAACTGCGGTACTGAAATCAGCCGTATTCCGGCACTGAAAAAGCTGATTCTGCGTGCCAGCTATGACGCAGCACAACAGGCGGGGCTGGAAGGTAAAGCCGGTCTGCTGTGTGACGGCACGTTCGGGCAGGATGCGCTGAACGACATCACCGGAAAAGGCTGGTGGATTGGCCGACCGATTGAGCTGCCGGGATCGCGCCCGTTAATGATGGAGCGCGGCAATATTGGCTCACAACTGGTGAGCTGGCCGCTGGAGCACGTAGTGAAATGTCTGGTGTTCTTCCACCCGGAAGATGCCCACGCGCTACGGCGCGAGCAGGAAATGAAGGTGATAGAGGTCTATCAGGCCTGTCGTCAATCCGGCCATGAACTGCTGCTTGAAGTCATTCTGCCCGCGGGGATGCCGCACAGCGATGCGTTTTATCTACGTGCGATTCAACGCTTCTACAACCTCGGCGTGCGGCCAGACTGGTGGAAACTGCCGCCGCTGTCTGCCGCAGGCTGGGAACAACTCACGCCGCTGCTGGCACAGCGCGATCCTTACTGTCGGGGCGTGGTCATTCTGGGGCTGGATGCGCCGTTGGAAACATTACAACAAGGCTTCAGTGCCGCCGTGGGTTTCCCGATTGTCAAAGGCTTTGCCGTCGGCCGCACCCTGTTTGCCCAGCCCGCGCAAAAGTGGCTGCGTAACGAGATCGATGACGCCGAATTGATTGAGCAAGTTAAACATAACTACCTGCAACTGATCGCCGTTTGGCGTCAGCGCGGTTAA
- a CDS encoding sugar ABC transporter ATP-binding protein: MTEPLLNITNLAKSFSGVWALSNAQLTVQPGEIHALLGENGAGKSTLLKALAGAQPQTSGDIWFGGETLLPLESPVERQKRGIITIYQEFNLLPNMSVAENMFLGREPQRSSVFVDALAVNREAKAVLDYLKLNIAPTTQVARLSVAQQQMVEIARALTLNAKLIVMDEPSAALSDSEVDSLHRVVRELKGRGVSVVYVTHRLHEVFQLCDRFTVFQDGRYTGSGDVASTNVQEIIRLMVGRDVVFNRRPPAETHHQDKPVRLAVKGLSREKPPLDAHGIALKDISFQVHAGEVLGIAGLVGAGRTEIARCLFGADAFSTGEFVLDDEPYYPSTPLHALSQGIALVPEDRKKEGAVLGLSIRENISLSNLSSLMRWRWFVDIRKEDDLIEAYRQALHIKMVNSEQEVRKLSGGNQQKVILARCMALNPKVLIVDEPTRGIDVGTKSEVHQVLFDMAKRGVAVIVISSDLPEIMAISDRIITLSEGRISGEIHGDDATEEKLMTMMAICHDALHAA; the protein is encoded by the coding sequence ATGACGGAACCCCTACTGAACATTACCAATTTGGCAAAGAGTTTCTCCGGTGTTTGGGCGCTGAGCAACGCGCAGTTGACCGTACAGCCGGGAGAGATTCATGCGCTATTGGGAGAAAACGGCGCGGGCAAATCGACACTGTTGAAGGCGCTGGCAGGGGCGCAGCCGCAGACCAGCGGCGATATCTGGTTTGGTGGCGAGACGCTGTTACCGCTTGAATCGCCCGTGGAGCGCCAAAAGCGGGGGATTATCACCATTTATCAGGAATTTAATCTGCTGCCCAATATGAGCGTGGCGGAGAACATGTTCCTGGGACGCGAACCGCAGCGTAGTAGCGTATTCGTGGACGCGCTGGCGGTGAATCGCGAGGCGAAAGCGGTACTGGATTATCTGAAATTGAACATTGCGCCGACGACGCAGGTCGCGCGTTTGAGCGTGGCGCAGCAGCAGATGGTGGAAATCGCCAGAGCGCTGACGCTGAACGCCAAGCTGATTGTGATGGACGAACCGTCGGCGGCGCTGAGCGACAGTGAAGTTGACAGCCTGCACCGCGTGGTGCGCGAGCTGAAAGGGCGCGGTGTGAGCGTGGTGTATGTCACGCACCGGCTGCACGAAGTCTTCCAGCTGTGCGATCGGTTTACCGTCTTTCAGGACGGCCGCTACACCGGTTCTGGGGATGTCGCCAGCACGAATGTGCAGGAGATTATTCGCCTGATGGTCGGCCGTGACGTGGTGTTTAACCGCCGTCCGCCTGCGGAAACGCATCATCAGGATAAGCCGGTACGGCTGGCGGTGAAGGGCTTAAGCCGGGAAAAACCGCCGCTGGATGCGCACGGCATTGCGCTAAAGGACATCAGCTTTCAGGTGCATGCGGGCGAAGTGCTCGGTATTGCCGGGCTGGTGGGCGCAGGACGTACGGAAATCGCGCGTTGCCTGTTTGGTGCCGACGCGTTCTCTACCGGTGAATTTGTGCTGGATGACGAACCCTATTATCCCTCTACACCGCTGCATGCGTTGTCGCAAGGCATCGCGCTGGTGCCGGAAGATCGCAAGAAAGAGGGCGCGGTGCTGGGGCTGTCGATCAGGGAAAATATCTCGCTATCTAACCTCTCGTCGCTGATGCGCTGGCGCTGGTTTGTCGACATCCGTAAGGAGGACGACCTGATCGAGGCCTATCGTCAGGCGCTGCACATCAAAATGGTGAACAGCGAGCAGGAGGTGCGCAAGCTGTCGGGCGGGAACCAGCAAAAGGTGATTCTTGCCCGCTGTATGGCGCTGAACCCCAAAGTATTGATCGTGGATGAGCCCACGCGCGGCATCGATGTTGGCACCAAGTCCGAAGTGCATCAGGTGTTGTTCGATATGGCGAAACGGGGCGTCGCCGTGATTGTGATTTCCTCCGACCTGCCGGAGATCATGGCGATTTCCGACCGCATTATCACGCTCAGCGAAGGGCGGATTAGCGGGGAAATTCATGGCGATGACGCCACAGAAGAAAAACTGATGACGATGATGGCCATTTGCCACGACGCATTACACGCAGCATAA
- a CDS encoding ABC transporter permease, producing the protein MSQQPLSKSITPSNSRGRFDPIAFFERFGVFIFMILLLIFFQSQNSNFLSERNITNILTEVSIYGIMAVGMTFVILTAGIDLSVGSILAVCAITAASVIKGDNFTTVDPDAWYGLSWLVALGVCLAMGTFIGFLHGLGVTKLRLPPFIVTLGGMTIWRGLTLVMNDGAPIAGFDPGYRWWGRGEILGISVPIWIFALVALLGYLALHKTRWGRFVYAIGGNTEAARLAGVNVQRVLVSVYIVIGCLAGLAGFILSARLGSAEAVAGITFELRVIASVVIGGTSLMGGYGRISGTIIGSIIMGILINGLVLMNVSAYYQQIITGLIIVLAVAFDTYAKSRRGAI; encoded by the coding sequence ATGTCCCAGCAGCCGCTTTCTAAGAGCATTACGCCGTCCAATTCGCGTGGACGTTTTGACCCGATTGCCTTTTTTGAACGCTTTGGCGTGTTTATTTTCATGATTCTGCTGCTGATCTTCTTTCAGTCGCAGAACAGTAACTTCCTGTCCGAACGCAACATCACCAACATCCTGACCGAAGTCTCCATCTACGGGATCATGGCCGTAGGGATGACGTTCGTCATTTTGACTGCCGGGATCGACCTGTCCGTCGGCTCGATTCTGGCGGTGTGCGCCATCACCGCCGCTTCGGTCATTAAAGGCGACAACTTCACCACCGTCGATCCGGATGCCTGGTACGGCTTGAGCTGGCTGGTTGCATTGGGCGTCTGTCTGGCGATGGGCACCTTCATTGGTTTCCTGCATGGGTTGGGTGTCACCAAACTGCGTCTGCCGCCGTTCATCGTCACGCTGGGCGGGATGACGATCTGGCGCGGGTTAACGCTGGTAATGAACGACGGCGCGCCAATTGCCGGTTTCGACCCCGGCTATCGCTGGTGGGGACGAGGCGAAATTCTCGGTATTTCGGTGCCGATCTGGATCTTCGCGCTGGTCGCCTTGCTGGGTTATCTCGCGCTGCATAAAACCCGCTGGGGTCGCTTTGTATACGCCATCGGCGGCAACACCGAAGCCGCGCGTCTGGCCGGGGTGAATGTGCAACGCGTGCTGGTCAGCGTCTACATCGTGATTGGCTGTCTGGCCGGACTGGCGGGCTTTATTCTCAGCGCCCGTCTCGGCAGCGCCGAAGCGGTTGCGGGGATCACCTTCGAGCTGCGCGTTATCGCCTCGGTGGTCATTGGCGGCACATCGCTGATGGGCGGCTACGGCCGGATAAGCGGCACGATTATCGGCTCGATCATCATGGGGATCCTGATTAACGGACTGGTGTTGATGAACGTATCGGCTTACTACCAGCAGATTATCACCGGGTTAATTATCGTGCTGGCCGTGGCGTTCGACACCTACGCCAAGAGCCGTCGCGGCGCTATTTGA